The DNA segment AGAAGGCTCCATACTGAAATAAAGTTAGCTTCGATTGATCCGTTTGTAACAAGGATATTATCGCAGTCGGAACCGGGATACATGGCTGCTATTTTTTCGCGCAGTTCAATTGACCCGTTGGTCTGGCAGTATCCGAGGCGGAGAGAAAGCAGCTTTTCGATCTCATTTTTATTTAGCAGCTCTTCAAGAGTAAACGGATGGATGCCGGTTTCCGTTAAATTGTATTCAACAGTGTTTTCCCATAAAGACTGGGTACGTTCCAGATTAAAAATTTCAATCTCCATAATAAATTCCCCTTTTTTGAAATAAAGATGCGAAATTTAATCACTCTTTTGTAAAGGAGCATAAAATGGGGATCATGCTGTTTGTTACATGAGAATTTTAATGTTGAAAACAGAGAGTTAGAATTTTTGAAGAATTTTAATTTCATGATCCTAACCAAATTTTATGCTAACAATTTGATTAGGGTATGCAGATTGATCTGCAAGAAGCCGCTGTATTTTCCCGTTTTTCTTCCCTAATGTAAGAAAATACAACCAGCAGCAGGTGCTGTTCTGGTTTCCTCCTCATCAATAATAAATATTTTGAAAGGAAAAAGCAAGGGATTTTTTGAGTTGAAAGTTAAAAAGAGTTATAAAGTTGAAAGTTAAAAAGAGTTATAAAGTTGAAAGTTATAAAGTTATAAAGTGATAAAGTTGAAAGTTGTAAAGTTGAAAGCGCCCGCCTGCACTAATTGACATGGGGGAGACATCTCAAGACATCCCCTGCAGAGGAATAAACAGAAAAACAATGATGCTTTTAATTAAATATTGAAATTTTTCCGGTATGAACAGAAAAACCAGGCTGTTAAATTATTGACAAAACTGATGTTGACAATTTCAAAAATATCATTTATATTTAAGTCTGATTTCATTAAACATTAAACGAGGAATGTATGGCAACAACAAGTGAATTTCGAAACGGACTTGTAATAGAATTAGATGGAGGTTTATATACAACAGTTTATTTCCAGCATGTTAAACCGGGCAAAGGCGGGGCTTTTGTCCGCACTAAACTGAAAAATGTAAAAACAGGAAGAGTTATTGACAGAACATTTCGTTCAGGGGAAAAAATAGATATTGTTCGTCTTGAAAGGAAGAAAACACAATTTTTATACAATGACGGATCGCAGTTTGTTTTTATGGATACACATTCATTCGAACAAATTCTGGTTAATCCTGAAACTGTGGGAGATGCATCCAATTTCCTTATTGAAACAATGGAAGTGGAGCTGCTTATGCATGGCACGGAAGCGCTTGGTATTGATCTTCCGATATTTGTAGAATTAAAAATAGTGAAAACCGACCCCGGTGTCAGAGGCGATACTGCTTCCGGAGGATCAAAACCTGCGACTCTGGAATCAGGTGCTGTTATTCAGATACCTCTTTTTATTGAGGAGGGTGAGATAGTAAAAGTAGATACCCGCACAGGTGATTATGTAGAGCGGGTTAAAAATGCAGGCTGAACAGGGGAGGGAATACTAATGGATATCAAAAATATAAAAGAACTTGTTAAATTAGTTGAAAAGAGCGATATTCACGAACTTGATATTCAGGAAAAAGAGTTACAGATTCGTATTGTAAAAAATTCCGGTGCTGCCCAGGCAGTAAGCCAGATACAGCATATTCCGTCACCAGTGCAGCAGCCAGCTGCAATGATGAGTGGTTCAGGGCAAAGCATGCAGGCAAATAATGTTTCTGATGAAAATGTTTCTGACAAGAGGCCGGACAATATTATTGAAATTCCTTCTCCAATGGTAGGTACGTTTTACAGAACACCTGCACCTGATGCAGCTCCTTATGTTAAGGAGGGAGATACAATTTCATCTGGCCAGATATTATGTATTATAGAAGCTATGAAATTGATGAATGAGATTGAAGCGGAAATTTCCGGTAAAATCGTTAAAATACTGGTTGAGAACGGCGAACCGGTTGAATATAATCAGGCTCTGTTTTTAGTAGAAAAAAGTTAGGAAATTCTATTGCTGAAAAAAATACTGATTGCAAACAGAGGGGAAATAGCGCTTAGGATAATCCGGGCATGTAAAGAACTTGGTATAGCTTCTGTAGCTGTTTATTCGGACGCAGATAAAGATTCTCTTCATGTCCGTTTTGCAGATGAAGCTGTATGCATCGGGCCAGCTTCAGCGCAGAAGAGTTATCTTAACGTGCCCCGT comes from the bacterium genome and includes:
- the efp gene encoding elongation factor P; translation: MATTSEFRNGLVIELDGGLYTTVYFQHVKPGKGGAFVRTKLKNVKTGRVIDRTFRSGEKIDIVRLERKKTQFLYNDGSQFVFMDTHSFEQILVNPETVGDASNFLIETMEVELLMHGTEALGIDLPIFVELKIVKTDPGVRGDTASGGSKPATLESGAVIQIPLFIEEGEIVKVDTRTGDYVERVKNAG
- the accB gene encoding acetyl-CoA carboxylase biotin carboxyl carrier protein, whose amino-acid sequence is MDIKNIKELVKLVEKSDIHELDIQEKELQIRIVKNSGAAQAVSQIQHIPSPVQQPAAMMSGSGQSMQANNVSDENVSDKRPDNIIEIPSPMVGTFYRTPAPDAAPYVKEGDTISSGQILCIIEAMKLMNEIEAEISGKIVKILVENGEPVEYNQALFLVEKS